The Vibrio astriarenae genome contains a region encoding:
- a CDS encoding PilT/PilU family type 4a pilus ATPase yields MKIDHYLGAMLENKASDIYITVGAPVLLRVDGELRAQGEKLSEHDVLALLEPMMDQDRLVEYHKQREANFAVVRDIGRFRVSAFYQRELPGAVIRRIETNIPTFDDLKLPDVLQDLSIAKRGLVLVVGATGSGKSTTMAAMTGYRNTHRTGHILTVEDPIEFVHEHKRCIVTQREVGLDTESFEVALKNSLRQAPDMVLIGEIRSRETMEYAMTFAETGHLCMATLHANNANQALERILHLMPKEQREQFLFDLSINLKGVIGQQLIRDKHGKGRHGVFEVLLNSLRVSDLIRRGDLHELKPTMARSKEVGMQTFDQALYQLVIDDKINEEDALHSADSANDLRLMLKTQRGDGFSGGSLSDVKIDMD; encoded by the coding sequence TTTAGGAGCCATGCTCGAGAACAAGGCTTCTGATATCTATATTACCGTTGGTGCACCTGTGTTGCTGCGAGTCGATGGTGAGTTGCGTGCCCAAGGAGAGAAACTCTCAGAACACGACGTGTTAGCGCTTCTTGAGCCTATGATGGACCAAGATCGTCTCGTTGAGTATCACAAGCAACGCGAAGCGAACTTTGCGGTAGTACGCGATATTGGTCGTTTTCGTGTCAGTGCTTTTTACCAGCGAGAGCTGCCAGGCGCGGTAATACGTCGCATTGAAACCAATATTCCTACCTTTGACGATCTTAAGTTGCCAGACGTGCTGCAAGATCTTTCCATCGCGAAGCGCGGGCTTGTACTGGTGGTTGGAGCGACCGGTTCGGGTAAGTCCACCACGATGGCAGCAATGACAGGCTACCGGAATACTCATCGTACCGGGCATATCTTAACGGTAGAAGACCCGATTGAGTTCGTCCACGAGCATAAGCGCTGTATTGTCACTCAGCGTGAAGTTGGCCTTGATACAGAAAGCTTTGAGGTTGCGCTGAAAAACTCATTGCGCCAGGCTCCAGATATGGTCTTGATTGGTGAGATCCGCAGTCGTGAGACAATGGAGTATGCCATGACCTTTGCTGAAACGGGCCACTTATGTATGGCAACATTGCACGCTAATAATGCTAACCAAGCACTCGAGCGAATCTTGCATCTCATGCCAAAAGAGCAGCGTGAGCAGTTCCTGTTTGATCTCTCTATAAATCTAAAAGGGGTGATAGGGCAGCAGCTCATTCGCGATAAGCATGGTAAGGGGCGGCATGGTGTGTTTGAGGTGCTGCTGAATAGCCTAAGGGTATCTGACTTGATCCGTCGTGGTGACCTGCATGAGCTTAAACCGACCATGGCTCGCTCAAAAGAAGTTGGAATGCAGACGTTTGATCAAGCGCTGTATCAGCTTGTGATAGACGACAAGATCAATGAAGAAGATGCACTGCATAGTGCAGACTCTGCCAATGACTTACGTTTGATGCTCAAGACGCAGCGTGGTGACGGTTTTTCTGGTGGAAGCCTATCTGACGTGAAGATTGATATGGATTAA
- the ruvX gene encoding Holliday junction resolvase RuvX, whose product MSRTIMGFDFGTKSIGSAIGQEVTGTASPLRAFKANDGIPNWDDIEKLIKEWQPDLLVVGLPTDLHGRDLETITPRAKKFANRLHGRFGLPVELHDERLSTAEARADLFSMGGYKALEKGNIDCQSAVVILESWFEAQWG is encoded by the coding sequence ATGTCTCGCACTATTATGGGATTCGATTTTGGCACCAAAAGTATTGGTAGTGCCATTGGCCAAGAAGTCACAGGCACGGCTTCGCCACTGCGTGCCTTTAAAGCCAACGATGGTATTCCAAACTGGGATGATATTGAAAAACTCATCAAGGAGTGGCAACCCGATCTTTTGGTCGTAGGTTTGCCTACAGACTTACACGGACGTGACCTAGAAACGATTACCCCACGCGCAAAGAAGTTTGCTAATCGACTTCATGGCCGTTTTGGGCTGCCTGTCGAGCTGCATGATGAACGCCTGTCGACAGCCGAAGCAAGGGCTGACCTATTTAGTATGGGTGGCTACAAAGCACTCGAGAAAGGCAACATTGACTGTCAATCGGCGGTGGTCATTTTAGAGAGTTGGTTCGAGGCTCAATGGGGCTAA
- a CDS encoding YqgE/AlgH family protein: MNLTNHFLVAMPGMQDPYFKNSVVYICEHNEEGAMGLIINAPIDVTIGNILEQAEIDPVHPQLLTESLERPVLNGGPVSEDRGFVLHKPKDYYESSIQMTEDLTVTTSRDILSVLGTEAEPSGYLVTLGYSGWTAGQLEVELAENSWLTIEADSVLIFDTPNDEKWRKAVEKLGIDPAQLSSIAGHA; the protein is encoded by the coding sequence ATGAATTTAACCAACCACTTTCTCGTTGCCATGCCGGGGATGCAAGACCCCTATTTTAAAAATAGTGTTGTCTACATTTGTGAACACAATGAAGAGGGCGCTATGGGGCTGATCATCAATGCTCCGATTGATGTCACGATTGGCAATATTCTCGAGCAAGCTGAAATCGACCCTGTCCATCCGCAGTTACTGACGGAGAGTCTTGAGCGTCCTGTCCTTAATGGCGGGCCGGTATCTGAAGATAGAGGCTTTGTTCTACACAAACCCAAAGACTACTATGAGTCGAGCATTCAAATGACCGAAGATCTGACAGTCACTACATCACGCGATATTTTGTCTGTGCTCGGCACCGAAGCTGAGCCGAGTGGCTACCTCGTGACATTGGGTTACTCAGGGTGGACAGCAGGCCAGTTGGAGGTAGAGTTGGCGGAAAACTCGTGGCTTACCATTGAGGCTGATTCAGTATTGATCTTTGATACACCAAACGATGAAAAGTGGCGCAAAGCGGTCGAGAAACTCGGTATCGATCCAGCTCAACTCTCTAGTATCGCTGGGCACGCCTAG
- the gshB gene encoding glutathione synthase, with protein sequence MIKLGIVMDPISSINIKKDSSFAMMLEAQRRGYEIHYMEMNDLHLDQGVAIADTKVVELKEDPTGWYEFKSEQTIKLADLDAVLMRKDPPFDTEYIYATYILERAEENGALIVNKPQSLRDCNEKLFTAWFPELTPTTIVTRKAEKIKAFREEHGDVILKPLDGMGGASIFRVKENDPNVSVIIETLTNHGQNYAMAQTFVPDISNGDKRILVVDGEPMPYCLARIPAKGETRGNLAAGGTGEARPLSETDLKIAQAVAPTLKEKGLIFVGLDVIGDKLTEINVTSPTCIREIEAAFDISITGKLMDAIERRVKA encoded by the coding sequence ATGATTAAGCTCGGCATTGTGATGGACCCAATTTCGTCCATCAATATTAAGAAAGATTCAAGTTTTGCCATGATGTTAGAAGCACAGCGTCGTGGTTATGAAATCCACTACATGGAAATGAACGATCTCCACCTCGATCAAGGTGTCGCGATTGCCGATACTAAAGTGGTTGAGCTGAAAGAAGATCCAACGGGTTGGTATGAGTTTAAATCTGAGCAAACCATTAAACTCGCCGATCTTGATGCTGTGTTAATGCGCAAAGATCCTCCTTTTGATACTGAATACATCTACGCGACTTACATCTTAGAGCGCGCAGAAGAGAACGGTGCGCTTATCGTAAACAAACCTCAGAGCCTTCGTGATTGCAATGAGAAACTGTTCACGGCATGGTTCCCAGAGCTAACACCGACGACTATCGTTACGCGCAAAGCGGAAAAGATCAAAGCCTTCCGTGAAGAGCATGGTGATGTGATCCTCAAGCCACTAGACGGTATGGGCGGCGCATCAATCTTCCGAGTGAAGGAGAACGATCCAAACGTATCGGTGATCATTGAAACTTTGACCAATCACGGTCAAAACTATGCAATGGCGCAAACGTTCGTACCAGATATCAGCAACGGCGATAAGCGTATCTTGGTGGTTGATGGCGAACCAATGCCATACTGTCTAGCGCGTATCCCTGCCAAAGGTGAAACTCGCGGTAACCTGGCTGCAGGTGGTACTGGCGAAGCTCGCCCACTGAGCGAGACCGACCTTAAAATTGCTCAAGCTGTGGCACCAACACTAAAAGAAAAAGGGCTTATTTTTGTTGGTCTTGATGTTATCGGTGACAAGCTCACTGAGATTAACGTAACAAGCCCAACGTGCATCCGTGAAATCGAGGCCGCCTTTGATATCTCAATCACAGGTAAGCTAATGGATGCTATTGAGCGTCGAGTTAAGGCATAA
- the rsmE gene encoding 16S rRNA (uracil(1498)-N(3))-methyltransferase translates to MRVPRIFHPEPIQALGELSLSEDASGHVGRVLRMREGQQVLLFDNSGAEFPADITAVSKKNVTVTVLERVEKDIESPLDLHLGQVISRGDKMEFTIQKSVELGVNTITPLISERCGVKLDQKRFEKKLAQWQKVAIAACEQCGRNRVPEIRPIMQLEEWCNEEFDGLKLNLHPRAQYSINTLPTPVEKVRLLIGPEGGLSSEEIEKTRHYNFEETLLGPRVLRTETAALTAITALQVRFGDLG, encoded by the coding sequence ATGCGCGTACCTCGAATTTTCCACCCTGAACCTATCCAAGCCCTCGGAGAGCTTTCCCTCAGTGAAGACGCCAGTGGTCATGTTGGTCGCGTTCTTCGCATGAGAGAGGGACAACAAGTCTTGTTGTTTGATAATAGTGGCGCAGAGTTTCCAGCAGACATTACCGCTGTTTCCAAAAAGAACGTCACTGTCACGGTACTTGAGCGTGTTGAGAAAGACATTGAGTCACCTCTCGATCTACACCTGGGACAAGTTATCTCACGTGGCGACAAAATGGAGTTCACTATCCAGAAATCAGTAGAGCTTGGAGTGAATACCATTACTCCACTGATCTCTGAGCGTTGCGGTGTCAAGCTGGACCAAAAACGTTTTGAGAAGAAACTGGCGCAATGGCAAAAAGTGGCCATCGCAGCCTGTGAACAGTGTGGTAGAAATCGCGTTCCTGAGATTCGACCAATAATGCAGCTTGAAGAGTGGTGTAATGAAGAGTTTGATGGTCTTAAATTAAACTTACACCCTCGTGCTCAATACTCAATTAACACACTGCCGACTCCTGTTGAGAAAGTACGTTTGCTGATTGGCCCAGAAGGTGGCCTATCAAGCGAAGAGATTGAGAAAACGCGTCACTATAATTTTGAAGAAACACTTTTAGGGCCAAGAGTACTTAGAACAGAAACGGCCGCCCTTACTGCAATTACAGCCCTGCAAGTTCGCTTTGGCGACCTTGGCTAA
- a CDS encoding SprT family zinc-dependent metalloprotease, with protein MLDKQLQHQTVKQVAHCIQKAEQYFKVELPQPTISYKLRGKAAGKAYLQLWEIRLNPVLFSENPDAFLNEVIPHEVAHLICFKLFGRVRPHGKEWQAIMFKVLGVEPNTTHSFNIASVQGNTFQYRCACNEHALTIRRHNKVQRHQALYRCGACHQQLNYTGKQLS; from the coding sequence TTGCTAGACAAACAACTGCAACACCAAACCGTAAAACAGGTTGCCCACTGCATTCAAAAAGCAGAGCAATACTTCAAGGTCGAATTACCTCAACCTACCATCAGCTATAAGCTACGCGGCAAGGCCGCTGGCAAAGCCTATCTTCAGCTATGGGAAATACGCCTCAACCCAGTACTATTTAGTGAAAATCCTGACGCGTTTCTCAATGAAGTGATTCCTCATGAAGTGGCTCATTTAATCTGCTTCAAACTGTTTGGGCGTGTTCGCCCTCATGGTAAAGAGTGGCAAGCGATCATGTTTAAAGTACTGGGAGTGGAGCCGAATACGACTCATTCATTCAATATCGCATCGGTACAAGGCAATACCTTTCAATACCGCTGCGCATGCAACGAACATGCACTGACAATACGTCGCCACAACAAGGTACAAAGACATCAGGCACTTTATCGCTGTGGAGCATGTCACCAGCAGCTAAATTATACTGGCAAGCAACTGTCTTGA
- a CDS encoding DUF2189 domain-containing protein produces MPRTYNSSDFDTKQKQSDHEYARTIPCNTLSISAPFHWLALGLNDFVRMPIISAFYGLCFMAAAIGIVLLVQWQGTHLVIMPSLIVYMLIGPFLALGLYDASWQREKGHNASLPHSMKAIGRNSSSQWAFAVLLAVAMIFWMRIAALLHAIYPSVQGAPLSDFLPFLAIGSVIGAVLAAVVFSISAFSIPLMMERRVDMMTAVFTSVNAVRNNLGAMVVWAGIIGGGILLGFATYGIGMLFTMPILGYGTWHAYHATIKKKH; encoded by the coding sequence ATGCCTCGAACCTACAACTCGTCAGATTTTGACACTAAGCAGAAGCAATCTGACCATGAGTATGCACGCACCATTCCGTGCAACACACTCAGTATCTCTGCTCCCTTTCACTGGTTAGCGTTGGGGCTCAACGACTTTGTTCGTATGCCCATCATCAGCGCTTTCTACGGTTTATGTTTTATGGCAGCCGCGATCGGCATCGTGCTGCTGGTGCAATGGCAAGGCACTCATTTGGTGATCATGCCCAGTCTGATTGTGTATATGTTGATTGGCCCCTTCCTTGCGTTGGGATTGTATGATGCCAGTTGGCAACGAGAAAAAGGTCACAATGCCAGCCTACCACACTCTATGAAGGCGATTGGACGTAACTCTTCTTCACAATGGGCGTTTGCTGTCCTGCTTGCGGTGGCTATGATATTTTGGATGCGCATTGCTGCCCTGCTCCACGCCATCTATCCTTCCGTTCAAGGCGCGCCTTTAAGTGACTTCTTGCCTTTCCTTGCCATTGGTTCCGTGATTGGCGCAGTACTGGCCGCTGTGGTATTTAGTATCTCCGCTTTCTCTATTCCGTTGATGATGGAGCGCAGAGTCGACATGATGACCGCAGTGTTTACCAGTGTAAACGCTGTACGTAACAACCTTGGAGCTATGGTTGTCTGGGCAGGGATTATCGGTGGGGGTATCCTTCTCGGCTTTGCCACTTATGGTATTGGTATGCTGTTCACCATGCCCATACTTGGCTACGGGACCTGGCATGCGTATCACGCGACCATCAAGAAAAAACACTAA
- the metK gene encoding methionine adenosyltransferase, producing the protein MAKHLFTSESVSEGHPDKIADQISDAVLDAILEQDPKARVACETYVKTGMVMVGGEITTSAWVDIEELTRETVREIGYVHSDMGFDADSCAVLNTIGKQSPDINQGVDKADPKEQGAGDQGIMFGYATNETDILMPAPITYSHRLVQKQAEVRKNGTLPWLRPDAKSQVTFQYDQGKIVGIDAVVLSTQHCDSISTPDLREAVMEEIIKPVLPSEWINKETNFFINPTGRFVIGGPMGDCGLTGRKIIVDTYGGAARHGGGAFSGKDPSKVDRSAAYAARYVAKNIVAAGMADRCEIQLSYAIGVADPTSIMVETFGTEKVSHDIIVEAVRQNFDLRPYGLQEMLNLLQPIYKKTAAYGHFGREEFPWEATDKAALLREFAGIK; encoded by the coding sequence ATGGCTAAGCACCTATTCACTTCTGAGTCGGTTTCAGAAGGTCACCCAGATAAAATTGCAGACCAGATTTCTGATGCAGTTCTAGACGCGATTCTTGAGCAAGATCCTAAAGCTCGTGTTGCTTGTGAAACTTATGTAAAAACCGGCATGGTAATGGTTGGTGGTGAGATCACGACTTCAGCTTGGGTTGATATCGAAGAGCTGACTCGTGAAACTGTACGTGAGATTGGCTACGTGCACTCAGACATGGGCTTCGACGCAGACTCTTGTGCGGTACTAAATACTATCGGTAAACAGTCTCCTGACATCAACCAAGGTGTTGATAAAGCAGACCCTAAAGAGCAAGGTGCGGGCGACCAAGGTATCATGTTCGGTTACGCGACAAACGAAACCGACATCCTAATGCCAGCGCCAATCACTTACTCTCACCGTCTTGTTCAAAAGCAAGCGGAAGTACGTAAGAACGGCACTCTTCCATGGTTGCGCCCTGATGCAAAGTCTCAGGTAACATTCCAATACGACCAAGGTAAGATTGTTGGTATCGACGCTGTTGTTCTTTCAACTCAGCACTGTGACTCAATCTCAACACCAGACCTACGTGAAGCAGTAATGGAAGAGATCATCAAGCCAGTGCTTCCATCAGAGTGGATCAACAAAGAGACTAACTTCTTCATCAACCCAACTGGTCGTTTCGTAATCGGCGGTCCTATGGGTGACTGTGGCCTTACTGGTCGTAAGATCATCGTAGATACCTACGGCGGTGCAGCTCGTCACGGTGGCGGTGCGTTCTCTGGTAAAGATCCATCAAAAGTTGACCGTTCTGCAGCTTACGCAGCGCGTTACGTAGCGAAGAACATTGTTGCTGCTGGCATGGCTGACCGTTGTGAAATTCAACTGTCATACGCTATCGGTGTTGCTGATCCAACCTCTATCATGGTTGAAACGTTCGGTACTGAGAAAGTGTCTCACGACATCATCGTTGAAGCGGTTCGCCAAAACTTCGATCTACGCCCATACGGCCTACAAGAGATGCTGAACCTTCTTCAGCCTATCTACAAGAAGACGGCAGCGTACGGCCACTTCGGTCGCGAAGAGTTCCCATGGGAAGCGACAGATAAAGCCGCTCTACTGCGCGAGTTCGCTGGCATTAAATAA
- the tkt gene encoding transketolase encodes MSSRKHLANAIRALSMDGVQQANSGHPGAPMGMADIAEVLWRSHLNHNPTNPEWANRDRFILSNGHGSMLIYSLLHLSGYELSIDDLKNFRQLHSKTPGHPEYGYAPGIETTTGPLGQGITNAVGMAIAEKALAAQFNKEGHDIVDHFTYVFMGDGCLMEGISHEACSLAGTLGLGKLIAFWDDNGISIDGEVEGWFSDDTPKRFEAYGWHVIPAVDGHDSEAINAAIEAAKNDPRPTLICTKTIIGFGSPNKSGSHDCHGAPLGHEEIAAAREFLGWEHGPFEIPADVYSEWDAKEAGKAKEAAWEEKLAAYEAAYPELAAEFKRRTNGGLPAQWEEKANQIIADLQANPANIASRKASQNALEAFGQMLPEFMGGSADLAPSNLTMWSGSKSLEADKFDGNYIHYGVREFGMTAIMNGIALHGGFVPYGATFLMFMEYARNAMRMAALMKVQNIQVYTHDSIGLGEDGPTHQPVEQMASLRVTPNMSTWRPCDQVESAVAWKLAIERKDGPTSLIFSRQNLAQQERDAQQVANIAKGAYILKDCEGKPELIIIATGSEVELAVEAAAQLTAEGKKVRVVSMPSTDAFDKQDAAYREAVLPSDVTARIAVEAGIADYWYKYVGFDGRIIGMTTFGESAPAGELFKMFGFTTENVVETAKELLA; translated from the coding sequence ATGTCTTCTCGTAAACATCTAGCTAATGCAATCCGTGCTCTTAGCATGGACGGTGTTCAACAAGCTAACTCTGGCCACCCAGGCGCACCAATGGGTATGGCTGATATCGCTGAAGTTCTTTGGCGTTCTCACCTAAACCACAACCCAACTAACCCAGAGTGGGCAAACCGCGACCGATTTATTCTGTCTAACGGTCATGGCTCAATGCTGATCTACTCACTACTGCATTTGTCTGGTTACGAATTATCAATTGACGATCTTAAGAACTTCCGTCAATTGCACTCAAAAACACCTGGCCACCCAGAGTACGGTTACGCTCCAGGTATTGAGACGACAACGGGTCCTCTAGGCCAAGGTATTACGAACGCTGTGGGTATGGCTATCGCTGAAAAAGCGTTGGCAGCTCAGTTTAATAAAGAAGGTCACGATATCGTAGACCACTTCACTTATGTCTTCATGGGTGACGGCTGTTTGATGGAAGGTATTTCGCACGAGGCATGTTCTCTAGCGGGTACCCTAGGTCTAGGCAAACTTATTGCATTTTGGGATGACAATGGCATCTCAATCGACGGTGAGGTTGAAGGCTGGTTCTCTGACGATACACCTAAGCGTTTTGAAGCATACGGTTGGCATGTTATTCCTGCTGTTGATGGCCACGATAGCGAAGCCATCAACGCAGCGATCGAAGCGGCGAAAAACGACCCTCGTCCAACACTGATCTGTACTAAAACGATCATTGGTTTTGGTTCACCAAACAAGTCTGGCTCACACGACTGTCACGGTGCACCTCTAGGCCATGAAGAAATTGCAGCGGCACGTGAGTTCCTTGGTTGGGAACACGGTCCGTTTGAAATCCCAGCAGACGTATACTCTGAATGGGATGCAAAAGAAGCGGGCAAAGCAAAAGAAGCGGCATGGGAAGAGAAGCTAGCGGCTTATGAAGCGGCTTACCCAGAGCTTGCTGCTGAGTTCAAGCGTCGTACTAACGGTGGGCTACCTGCACAGTGGGAAGAGAAAGCAAACCAGATCATTGCGGATCTGCAAGCTAACCCTGCAAACATCGCTTCACGTAAAGCATCACAAAACGCACTAGAAGCGTTTGGTCAAATGCTACCAGAATTCATGGGCGGCTCTGCTGACCTTGCACCATCCAACCTAACTATGTGGTCTGGTTCTAAGTCATTAGAAGCGGATAAGTTTGATGGCAACTACATTCACTACGGTGTACGTGAGTTTGGTATGACGGCGATCATGAACGGTATCGCACTGCACGGCGGTTTCGTACCTTACGGTGCAACCTTCCTAATGTTCATGGAATACGCGCGTAATGCAATGCGTATGGCTGCACTAATGAAAGTGCAAAACATCCAAGTTTACACGCACGACTCTATCGGCCTAGGCGAAGATGGCCCAACACACCAACCAGTAGAACAGATGGCGTCTCTGCGTGTGACTCCAAACATGAGCACATGGCGTCCATGTGACCAGGTTGAATCTGCTGTTGCTTGGAAACTAGCGATTGAGCGTAAAGATGGTCCTACTTCACTGATCTTCTCTCGTCAGAACCTTGCTCAACAAGAGCGTGATGCACAGCAAGTTGCGAACATCGCTAAAGGTGCTTACATCCTGAAAGATTGTGAAGGTAAACCAGAGCTAATCATTATCGCGACGGGCTCTGAAGTTGAGCTTGCGGTTGAAGCAGCCGCTCAGCTAACGGCTGAAGGTAAGAAAGTACGCGTTGTTTCTATGCCTTCTACTGACGCATTTGATAAGCAAGATGCCGCTTACCGTGAAGCAGTTCTACCATCAGACGTAACCGCACGTATTGCGGTTGAAGCGGGTATTGCTGATTACTGGTACAAGTATGTTGGTTTTGATGGTCGTATCATCGGTATGACAACATTCGGTGAGTCTGCACCAGCAGGTGAACTATTCAAGATGTTCGGTTTCACAACAGAGAATGTTGTAGAAACTGCAAAGGAACTATTGGCATAA
- a CDS encoding glycosyl hydrolase 2 galactose-binding domain-containing protein yields MKLSLAGWWQVSPLTDLSIPQEDILFPALISSVLPTGLTEEQISAQEWHLMHDIELDEELAAPAVDLVMQGVSHYAEVRVNGVAVFDCMGDLQTMRKDVRPYLQKGRNRFEVLFLEQDEDWLLEEDGLIEEKSVQGEFVGSSLRPVAIQVEPYLHFMRNVRLHNVEVEQVWHHCGGCEVLVRLGYQVHQFGLASARVQFNGISLQLPIDMRNQALTALFQVEAPRMTKEEELGEKLIITIEEHQYEFFIPLGPTQDVMRLEL; encoded by the coding sequence ATGAAGCTATCATTAGCAGGCTGGTGGCAGGTGTCACCCTTAACCGACCTGTCGATTCCACAGGAAGATATTCTATTTCCCGCCCTAATCAGTTCAGTATTACCGACGGGCCTAACCGAAGAGCAAATCAGCGCGCAAGAATGGCACTTGATGCATGATATTGAGCTGGATGAAGAGTTGGCTGCGCCAGCGGTAGATTTGGTGATGCAAGGCGTGTCTCATTATGCCGAGGTACGAGTCAACGGGGTCGCTGTCTTTGATTGCATGGGTGATTTGCAGACGATGCGTAAAGATGTCCGTCCATACCTACAAAAAGGGCGCAACCGGTTTGAAGTTCTTTTTTTAGAGCAAGATGAGGATTGGTTGTTAGAAGAGGATGGGCTGATAGAAGAAAAGAGTGTGCAAGGGGAATTTGTCGGCTCATCCTTGCGCCCTGTTGCTATTCAGGTTGAGCCTTATTTGCATTTTATGAGAAACGTTCGGCTCCATAACGTTGAGGTGGAGCAGGTTTGGCACCACTGTGGCGGTTGTGAGGTTTTAGTGCGATTGGGTTATCAAGTGCATCAATTTGGTTTGGCGTCTGCCCGTGTACAGTTCAATGGTATTAGCCTGCAGTTGCCTATCGATATGCGTAACCAAGCGTTAACGGCGCTGTTTCAGGTGGAAGCACCTAGAATGACGAAAGAAGAAGAGTTGGGGGAAAAACTCATAATCACTATAGAAGAACACCAGTATGAGTTTTTCATCCCGTTAGGCCCAACACAAGATGTTATGAGATTGGAACTCTAA
- a CDS encoding DUF2061 domain-containing protein yields MKKTLNFAMIHFFIAFSIGYILTGDIIIGSLIAMIEPMVNTVAFYFHEKAWLKIPVLKRLANSTTIKTASFATVHFSVAFGVAYLLTGDVLIGSIMATIEPACNTVAYYFHEKVWNRNHPAVA; encoded by the coding sequence ATGAAAAAGACACTTAACTTTGCAATGATTCACTTCTTCATCGCCTTCAGTATCGGCTATATCCTAACTGGCGATATTATCATTGGTAGCTTAATAGCAATGATAGAGCCGATGGTGAACACAGTTGCGTTCTACTTTCATGAGAAAGCCTGGCTGAAAATCCCCGTATTGAAAAGGCTCGCTAACTCAACCACGATAAAAACAGCTAGCTTTGCAACGGTTCATTTCAGCGTTGCATTCGGTGTGGCTTATTTACTCACAGGTGATGTGCTCATTGGCAGCATCATGGCAACGATAGAGCCAGCTTGTAACACGGTGGCTTACTACTTCCACGAAAAAGTATGGAATCGCAACCACCCAGCTGTTGCTTAG
- a CDS encoding universal stress protein, with product MFKQILVPVDLNDKGFSDKALNLAVWHAKQSGAQIHLLNVLPGIHMSMVATYFPKDAAAQMKADVRQQLKQFADQHIPEEIVYKTHVAEGKPYTTILESAEKLGADLIVMPSHKRSKLDKVVLGSVASKVVQNSPINVLVVKPQG from the coding sequence ATGTTTAAGCAAATTCTTGTTCCTGTAGACCTTAACGACAAAGGCTTCAGTGACAAAGCTCTAAACCTCGCCGTTTGGCATGCAAAACAGTCAGGTGCGCAAATTCATTTACTGAACGTGCTTCCAGGTATTCATATGTCGATGGTCGCTACCTACTTCCCTAAAGATGCAGCGGCGCAGATGAAGGCAGACGTGAGACAGCAACTTAAACAGTTTGCTGATCAGCACATACCAGAAGAGATCGTGTACAAAACGCACGTAGCAGAGGGTAAACCTTACACCACGATCCTTGAATCTGCGGAAAAGCTGGGGGCTGATCTCATCGTCATGCCAAGCCACAAGCGATCTAAACTTGATAAAGTGGTTCTGGGCTCTGTCGCTAGCAAGGTCGTTCAGAACTCACCGATTAATGTTTTGGTGGTGAAGCCGCAAGGGTAA